A part of Argonema galeatum A003/A1 genomic DNA contains:
- a CDS encoding ABC transporter permease, whose protein sequence is MVFTQKWRTTLEKICIPIAALAVSLVIFGVFCAAAGANPFAVYGSIYKAAFGSWFSFQNTLIRAAPLMLASLCTALPARLGLVIIGNEGAIVIGGLSAVAAGLAVQGAGPFIVQLAMAVAGIVAGGLWIAAVGALRHYRGVNETISSLLLNYIAIALLNHMVGGPMRDPTSLNKPSSYPIPDADMLGNIPGTRVHFGLIYGIIACLIAYFLIQRTTFGFATRTVGGNIRAAKIAGLPVGKLTLIICFLAGSSAGLAGMVEVAAVHGRANESLNASYGYSSILVAFIARQNPLAAVFVSIILGGILASGGILQRAHQLPDATVLVFQGIVFLVILFSESLYGRLAIFKEKVRNQALSENLKIQT, encoded by the coding sequence ATGGTTTTTACACAAAAGTGGCGGACAACGCTGGAAAAAATTTGCATTCCAATAGCAGCACTCGCGGTTTCATTGGTAATATTTGGCGTGTTTTGTGCGGCGGCGGGTGCTAATCCCTTTGCTGTATATGGCTCGATTTATAAGGCAGCTTTTGGCAGTTGGTTTTCATTCCAGAACACGCTGATTCGCGCTGCACCTTTGATGCTGGCTTCTCTTTGTACGGCTTTACCTGCGCGTTTGGGTTTGGTGATTATCGGCAATGAAGGTGCTATTGTAATCGGTGGTTTGAGCGCTGTGGCTGCTGGGCTGGCAGTGCAGGGTGCTGGGCCTTTTATCGTGCAGTTGGCTATGGCTGTAGCAGGCATTGTAGCTGGTGGTTTGTGGATTGCCGCAGTCGGGGCGTTACGCCATTACCGAGGCGTTAACGAGACAATCAGCAGCTTGTTATTGAATTATATTGCGATCGCACTCCTCAATCACATGGTTGGAGGGCCAATGCGCGACCCCACCAGTCTCAATAAGCCCTCCAGCTACCCAATTCCCGACGCCGATATGTTGGGAAATATCCCCGGAACTCGCGTTCACTTTGGCTTAATTTACGGAATCATTGCTTGCCTAATTGCTTACTTCCTGATTCAACGTACCACTTTCGGATTTGCAACTAGAACCGTTGGTGGAAATATCCGCGCCGCTAAAATCGCCGGATTGCCAGTCGGAAAGCTAACTTTAATAATTTGTTTCCTCGCTGGTTCCTCTGCGGGTTTGGCAGGCATGGTGGAAGTAGCGGCAGTACACGGTCGAGCTAATGAGTCGCTGAATGCTAGTTATGGCTACAGCAGTATTTTGGTAGCGTTTATTGCGCGACAAAATCCCCTGGCCGCAGTATTTGTTTCAATTATATTGGGGGGAATTCTTGCTAGTGGTGGCATCCTGCAAAGGGCTCATCAATTGCCCGATGCAACTGTTTTAGTGTTCCAAGGAATAGTGTTCTTGGTGATTCTTTTTAGCGAGTCTCTGTACGGACGTTTGGCAATCTTTAAAGAAAAAGTGCGAAATCAAGCGTTATCAGAAAACCTCAAGATCCAAACGTAA
- a CDS encoding ABC transporter permease → MSAESIGWWGVPLAIAAGTIRGSAPFLFVSLGECLTEKSGKINLGLEGTLLMGAMSAYAISYLSSSNGIPTWLAPWLGVFTAGVAGMLLGTIHGWLSQQPKVNDVAVGIAMIIFGSGIAFFFGKAFIQPVAPQLPAFELGNWSDIPSIKAALKISPLFLIGVAIAPIMQWFFKSTRWGLYIRAVGDSPEAAKAMGISVYKVRMFSIIAGSFLAGIGGAYLSLYYPGSWSERISSGQGLMAVALVIFARWNPVQCLYAALLFGGAQAIGPALQSVGVNSYYYLFNASPYIFTLAIMIITCSPKRTLSGSPGALGTEN, encoded by the coding sequence ATGTCAGCAGAATCTATAGGCTGGTGGGGAGTGCCGCTGGCGATCGCAGCAGGAACAATCCGAGGTAGTGCCCCCTTTCTATTCGTTAGTTTGGGCGAGTGCCTCACAGAAAAAAGCGGCAAGATTAATCTCGGTTTGGAAGGCACTCTCTTGATGGGAGCTATGAGTGCCTATGCAATATCCTACCTTAGCAGTTCAAACGGAATTCCGACCTGGCTTGCACCGTGGCTTGGTGTTTTTACTGCTGGCGTTGCGGGAATGCTACTGGGTACAATCCACGGATGGCTGTCACAACAACCGAAAGTCAACGATGTTGCGGTTGGAATCGCCATGATCATCTTTGGCAGCGGGATCGCCTTTTTCTTTGGCAAAGCGTTTATTCAACCTGTAGCACCGCAATTACCTGCCTTTGAGCTAGGGAATTGGAGCGATATACCTTCAATTAAAGCCGCGCTGAAAATTAGTCCGCTTTTCCTTATTGGTGTGGCGATCGCACCCATTATGCAATGGTTTTTCAAATCAACTCGTTGGGGCTTATACATCCGCGCCGTTGGCGATAGCCCCGAAGCAGCCAAAGCAATGGGAATTTCCGTCTACAAAGTGCGAATGTTCAGCATCATAGCCGGAAGTTTTCTTGCAGGTATCGGCGGTGCTTATCTATCTCTTTATTATCCCGGTAGTTGGTCAGAGAGGATCTCCAGCGGACAAGGGTTGATGGCAGTTGCACTCGTAATTTTCGCCCGCTGGAATCCCGTCCAATGCCTTTATGCGGCTTTGCTGTTTGGAGGGGCGCAGGCGATCGGCCCAGCGTTACAATCGGTCGGCGTCAATTCATATTACTATCTGTTCAACGCTTCCCCGTACATCTTCACATTGGCAATCATGATTATCACTTGTTCGCCAAAACGGACATTGAGCGGGTCACCAGGGGCCTTGGGAACCGAAAATTAG
- a CDS encoding ROK family protein: protein MAQEDGNIATLAVDIGGSGVKVMVLNEDGTPRTERSRVETPQPPKPEPIIAAIATLAAGQGKFDRVSVGFPGVVQNGIIKTAVNLDPDWINFDLATSLSQKLEKPVRVANDADIQGFGAISGHGVELVVTVGTGFGSALFVNGQLVPNLELGHHEFRKGQTYEEQLGRAALDDGGKKKWNERLEKAIASLEHLFNYDRLYIGGGNTDRIVINLPPNVKIVPNVTGLLGGIALWRN, encoded by the coding sequence ATGGCTCAAGAAGATGGAAATATTGCAACTTTGGCAGTAGATATTGGCGGTAGTGGCGTCAAAGTCATGGTTTTGAACGAAGATGGCACTCCCCGAACTGAACGCAGTAGAGTAGAGACACCACAACCGCCTAAACCGGAACCTATAATTGCAGCTATAGCAACACTCGCGGCGGGACAAGGCAAATTCGATCGCGTATCGGTAGGTTTCCCCGGTGTCGTGCAAAACGGCATCATTAAAACTGCCGTCAACCTAGACCCAGATTGGATTAATTTTGATTTAGCAACATCCCTCTCTCAGAAATTGGAGAAACCTGTCCGTGTAGCCAACGATGCCGACATCCAGGGGTTTGGTGCCATTTCTGGTCATGGAGTTGAACTGGTAGTTACAGTGGGTACAGGCTTTGGCTCAGCGTTATTTGTAAACGGCCAATTAGTCCCCAATCTAGAACTCGGTCACCATGAGTTTCGCAAAGGACAAACCTATGAAGAACAACTGGGGCGTGCAGCATTAGATGACGGTGGCAAGAAAAAATGGAACGAGCGTCTCGAAAAAGCGATCGCGTCCCTCGAACATTTATTCAACTACGATCGCCTTTACATCGGCGGCGGTAACACAGACAGAATCGTCATAAATTTGCCTCCAAATGTCAAAATCGTGCCGAACGTGACTGGTTTATTAGGCGGCATTGCTTTATGGCGCAATTAG
- a CDS encoding BMP family protein, with protein MTIGCGSWGRQTAPTVDSEMPSTFKVAMTLPDAIDDGSWSQSGYQGLKSIEKQLGAKIAYTEKTDALSDTQVTNVFRQYAKEGFDLIIGHGGRFVSSAEIAAKEFPRTKFAVLGTFPGNNRNLAALSFRSGELGYLTGVVAALKTKTNKVSFIGGMDYPHIKEGAILFERGAKATKPDITVITEWVGNWTDKEKCKIIAEKHIKSGVDVISTNADPGCLPLHQLAKKHGIYTIGWIQDLYQLAPGTVLTSAIQDSPGLLLQAATLVREGRWEGKQYKFGFREKVQKLAPFRGSLTAEQEAVVNKVKEDILIGKIDVSP; from the coding sequence ATGACCATCGGCTGTGGCTCCTGGGGTAGGCAGACTGCTCCTACTGTTGACTCTGAGATGCCAAGCACCTTTAAAGTCGCGATGACCCTACCAGATGCGATCGACGATGGAAGCTGGAGCCAGTCAGGTTACCAAGGCTTGAAGTCGATCGAAAAGCAACTAGGAGCCAAAATAGCTTACACCGAAAAAACCGACGCTCTATCCGATACTCAAGTAACAAATGTATTCAGACAGTATGCCAAAGAAGGTTTCGATTTAATTATCGGTCATGGAGGCCGATTTGTTTCATCTGCTGAAATTGCTGCCAAAGAATTTCCGCGCACTAAATTTGCAGTTCTTGGGACTTTTCCTGGTAACAATAGAAACTTAGCCGCCCTATCTTTTCGGAGCGGAGAATTAGGTTATTTGACAGGGGTAGTTGCAGCCCTTAAGACCAAAACAAATAAAGTATCATTTATTGGAGGTATGGATTATCCACATATAAAAGAGGGGGCTATTTTGTTTGAAAGAGGAGCTAAAGCGACAAAGCCCGATATAACGGTGATAACTGAATGGGTGGGAAATTGGACGGATAAAGAAAAGTGCAAAATAATTGCTGAAAAACACATTAAATCTGGCGTTGATGTTATTTCAACTAATGCAGATCCAGGTTGTCTACCTTTACATCAATTAGCGAAAAAACATGGTATTTACACAATTGGATGGATTCAAGACCTATATCAACTTGCTCCAGGTACTGTCTTAACCAGTGCCATCCAGGATTCACCAGGGTTATTGCTACAGGCAGCAACTCTAGTTCGAGAAGGTCGATGGGAGGGCAAGCAATACAAATTTGGATTCCGAGAAAAAGTACAGAAATTAGCTCCTTTTCGGGGTTCACTGACTGCCGAACAAGAAGCAGTGGTGAACAAAGTCAAGGAGGATATTTTAATTGGCAAAATAGATGTTTCACCATAA